Part of the Sorghum bicolor cultivar BTx623 chromosome 1, Sorghum_bicolor_NCBIv3, whole genome shotgun sequence genome, CCATTGGTTCCTGGGTGGCTGGGTCGATGTCTCTGAGAAGTGAGAACTAGGAGCCTGAGACCCTCTACTGATGAAACCTAGTACCAGTAGTACTACTAAATTTGTCCGATCTCTTGGACGGTTGGATTTGCAATGCAATGGTCTATGGCACCTAGTACAAAGATCTATTATTGTGGATAAAAAAACatagtgtgtttaataattgGACTTTGCTAGAGCGTGCATGTGCCGGAAATTGGATTTCCGGCTGCACATTCCAATTTGGggaaagaaattattttggttgccaaaaaaaggaaaaaaaaaaacacagacCAAATCTAGGGTTCACTGATTTTGATGCCCTCGCCCCGACCGTTGGCCACCGCCCTGCCGCGGGCACTAGGGTCCCCTCCCCCCTCCCTTGCTGCCATCTTTGGTAGCTTTGACGAGCATACCTGTCGTTATGTTCTCCAGCTCTGGAGAGCATCTCCTGCTCTGACCTAGGCCGACTGCCCCTACTACTGTCAACCTTGAGCCGCCCATTGACCATCACCAATTCCCCACCGCTTGCCTGTCTCCCTAAATCCTCTTCTCTTTTCTAAGCTCACTGGAGTTGAGCAAGAGAAGGGGAGAGCTCGTCAGAACTCTAGATAGCAGATCCAAAAGGAGGACGAAGAGGCCTACCTGGCCGCAGATTCGGTGCCCGCATCCGCCATGGCCGCACTTGGGGGAGGCGGTGGACGAAGAGGCCTACATGGCGGCAGATTCGGTGCCCGCATCCGCCATGGCCGCACGTGGGGGAGGCTGTGGACGAAGAGGCCTACCTGGCGGCAGATTCGGTGCCCGCATCTGCCATGGCCGCACGTGGGGGAGGCGGTGGGGCACGGGTATGGACACGAGGAGGCGGTGGGATGTCGGTGTAGGCCGCCAGAGCTCATCGAGCGCGGATCTAGCCACTAGAGCTCACCGGGCGCAGATCTATCACGCTGCTGCCATGGTTgcctgagagagagagagagagagagagagagagagagagagagagagagagagagagagagagtgggtaTGCGGGCCAAGGTCAAGCGAGGTGTGCATAAAGAGGTGTGTGGGCCATTCGGGGCTTCAGATGCACATCCAAAATGGAGCatttttgttgataattttatcATAACTAGACAAAGATTATAGaacatctatatacatgttatgTTGGAAAATAGCTTCTACTGATGAAACCTACTAGTACCGGTACTAGTCATGGGTGGATCCAAGGGTATTCCCCAATATTTCTAGGAATACCCAATTTTTATGAAAtacttttatgtatatatatatgtatatacttatatataaatatatatgtcTCAATATTCTGCGCTATTTTCGTTGATTGCAgccaaaaaaatcaaaataaatAGCCTTTTGGCTTGCTTTCTAAACTTCTACCTCCTCAAACCAGTCTACTTTCTGGAATATTTGTGGATTTAATTTTTTATGTGGAAGTAAGAATACCCAAGTTTAAAATTCTGCTCCACTGGTACTACCATTACGGATTAAGGTTTCTAGCGTCTCTCTCTGAAGCGTGTCTCTGCAACATCGGTAATGCTACCATTAAGACGTCCGTCCGCGTCGGACGGACTTCCGACTCGACCGAGCGCGGTGCTTCGCTTTCTCCGCCCGTTCTTATCCATATCGCTCCCTCCGCTTCTGCTTTCTTCTCTAACAACTTCCCTCACTCGCTCTTCTCTGTCCCACCTTCGCACTTGCTGGTCGCTAGAACGGAGGGTCACCGTGCCCGTGCGCAAGGAAGCTCGGGAACACAACCTCGCCGTCTGCGTTGCCTTCCCCCTTCTTCCCTCATGCCACCACACGCTCTCCCACAACCTCGCCGCCTGTGCTGACTCCCCCCTTCTTCCCTCGCGCCACCGCGCTCTTCACGTACCCACCAGAGAGGAGGACGATGGCGGCGGCTCCGACAAAGTAGGTGGCACATGGATGTGGATCTGAGGCATTTTTTTTCAGTGTTGCAACAGGCGATTTGGGAATGTTGTAGTGGTATTTTTTCTGTTGcaaacagtttttttttttgatgttgCGTTAGTAATGCTTTGAGATGTTTGCAGTTGTTGCAACATCATTTTTTCGATGTTGCAGTGGAGGTTTTTTTTAATGTTGCAGTAGATTTTTTTATGTTGCAGTGCATACTTTTCGGTTGTTGCATTAGATGTTATTTTGATGTTGCAATAACTTTTTTTGTTTGTATGAGCAGTTTTTTATTGTTGCAGCATAATTTTTCGTTTGTTGCATTAGATGTTTTTCGATGTTGAAAtagctttttttttgttgttgcagctgcTGGGCGGGCCGCTGGTGGCGGACAGAGGTGCTGGAGGTCGGCGAGGTTTGAGGGTGGGCAGATCTGTGCGCGCGGAGGACAGGGGCGTGTCCCTGGCGTGGCGAGTGGGGAAAGGACTGGTTTCCTTTCTTCCTATAGGGCGGCGAAGGTGCTGGGGGGTCGGCGAGGTTGAGGACGGGCAGATCTATGCGCGTGGAGGGGGGGGCAGGGGCGTGTCCTCTGCGTGACGAGTGGGAGAAAAGGTCTGCTTCCTTTCTTCTTCGTACAGAGGCAGGCAAGATCAATTTCACAtctcattttttcttttttttcttatctATGCGGAGGGTGGGCGGCGGCGTGTATAAAAGGTTAGCGTCCGGACACTAACGCCGCCGGAGCAGTACCGCTGCAACATGCCTCTTTCGAGTTCGACGATATCTCACCCGAGGCCCAAAGCGTTGAGCTTCTGAAGCGGGGAATCCAAAAGTAGGCCCAAAATAACATTTTCCCCAGCAAGCCCCAAACCGGCGAACCCAGCCAGGCCTGCTGCTGGCGTCACCACCGGCACCCAGGCATTCCCCACCGCAACGCCAGCCGCGCACCGCACGGGAGAATCCGGAGCCGCCGCCCTGCCTTCCGCTGACGCAGCCCGCAGCTTCCAAAAACTCTTCTTGCTCAGCTCAGTCACCTGACCTCCACCGTTCCTTCGTCGTCGCTCTCGGTCCACCTACCGAAGGAGCGCGACATGCAGACGGTACGAGGTGTGGTGCTGCAGCACCTCCGGCTCCGCGCGGCGCCTGCCATCGCTGCACGTGGAGGCAGCGGGAGGCCGGCGCTGTACGGGTTCGCTCGGGGGATGAGCGCGCCGGCGGGCCAGGAGGACAGTAAGGGAAGCAGCAGCCCCGACCCCGAGAGGGACATCAGGACGCGCGTCGTTAACCTGGTCAAGAAGTTCGACAAGATCGACGCCGACAAGgtgagttctttttttttttgagccaTCTATTCTCCCTTTTCCTCTTCCATTTTTCTTTGTTTGTTCGTGAGAGCCTGTGCTCTTGGTTGTTCGAATGGAAATGGCTGGATTTTACCAGCTCAATGTCAAACTCTCGCGAGCTTGGATGAATCCTGTCGACAATGGATGGCAGCCTAAAATAGGATTGCCGTAAAAATTTCTCTATCTAGTGCCGTTCTCATTTGGAGATGATAATGCTTGTGCCTTTTATCTCTTCGACGTTGCTATTTTCTGCTTAGATAGGCTGTTATATGTGAGCAGGGAATGCTAGTGAAGGTCTGAAGGATGTAATGCCACGGTAGGGCTGAGGCTGTTAGAATGTTAGCCGGAATGGACTCATAGCTAATGGTTTTTCTCGATCACGCAAACGTCTTTGTATTAAGGTAGATAATAGTTTGTTTACCAAGGTGCGGGCTTTACATGATTTGCAATTCAGTTCATGCCCATCCAAAGAAGATTCACGCTAGCGTATTGCTCGTGCTAATAGACAACCTAGGTTCTTGGCGCCGGCTCGGACCCAAAGCTTGGCGTTGTGCTTGAGCACTGCTAGCAGCTGTGGCAACTGGGTGGTCGCGCCCCGGAAAGACCTTGGGTTCCTTTCTTTCCAAAGTTCCCAAGCGACAAGGGCGAAGATAGAGTCATCCCCCTTCCTTTCAGGTCCATTCCATTGCTGCCGCCATGTGTACCACCAATCCAGAGTTGTTCCAGTTGGTGCGGTCACCATCGGCTGCAGGAGAGCATTGCTGATGCTCCACCATATCTGTCGTGAAGGAACAGGAGGCGATGATATGATCGATTGTTTTGGGCTCCTGTTCACAAAGGAAGCAATGGTCATTGGCGTCAAGGCCGTGTCCCTGCCGGCGGTCGGCTGTCCAGTGGCGTCGGCGCAGGGCAAGCCATAGGAACATCTTGACTCTGAGCGGCGCCCAGGTGTTCCCGATGAGGTCGCAGCCGGGGATAGGATGTGATGCTGTGTGTAGGGCGCTGTATGCCGAACTGACCATGAACTTACCGTCGGTGCCATTGCGCATAATGATATTCCAACATCCTTTTCAGTTCATGAAAAAATATCTCTGGCATCCTCACGAAGATCTGCTTGTTCTAGTAGGAAATGTTTGTATCATCGATCATATACATGCCTCATTTTGCAATAGTAACCTGATCCTAAAACAAACTGTAACAGGCAGGGTGCAATTCAAGAaattgtctgtttggagaatcTGTTATGTAGAGACTTCGTTATGATGAGACCATGTCACAGCAAGTTTTTATTGATGAAAAGGATGCACTGGCAAACTTTTACTGTTTCACTGATGCCTCTTTGAAACTAATTGGCACAACTGTTTTCCATGAATTTGAGACTGTCAGAATCATTGCTGAAATGATCAAGGTCATCAGTAATATCTATTAATGCATATTGTAGTCCACATTGATATGTTGTTCTATATCAAGTCCAGCGAAATAACTCCCTTTATAGCTTAACGAAAATGATTGAAAGGTTAGTTTCATGCACGACATAATTTTTCTCAATTTTCACCATACCTTGGCACCTGATACTGATAGACAATAGCTGTCCCTTAAAATATTTATCTCCCTCTGTAAGAAAAAGGGAATTGCCTCCTTGAGAAGGAATTTTCCTTTCCATGACTTGTCTACGCATCTTGGATTAGCTCCTCTTTAGGGTGTTGTCTCTGTAGGCTATTGATCTGATGCACTTCAATATTGTCTGATGGatatgcagagaattttggagttaTGTTGTTCAATGTGTGAACTGACATCAAGGTCATTTAGTGTAATGGGTTCTGTTCTAATCGTGATGGAAGTGTAAGGAGCACACAATTGGATTGCATCCTTTTGTCACATATTACTTCCATCATGTCATGCTTGGGTAATCTTTCGGTAATTGCCTGACCACTAAAACAAGATGTTAAAGTTCTGAAAGCTTATACTATTGGCATTCACGTTTTCTTGTAAAGCTGCTTATTGTTCAATGTTGGTTTGGTTGATAGGATAATTGGCGATGCTGTACTTTCCCTCACAAGGATGCTCTGAGTAACCGTTTAGTGGCTTGGGCTTAATTCTGCTCGTACAAATGATTTCTGCCAGGTCTCTATAAGTAGATGCAGCTCTAACTTCCTGACCGACAAATGTGCTACTTTCTCTCTAATCCCTCAAAACTAGGAATTAACTGAAACAAACTCTGAACAGGACAAAAACAAACTAGAACCAACTTGAAACAAACTCACTCACTTGTGGACGATGGTTGTTTCTTCTTGCATCACACGTATGTCATGTCCGTGAAAGGGTCCACAAAAGTGGGATTATCTTTTGTAGAGTATATTTGAGATTCTTAACTTGATGAGAAAGCAACTGATGATGACCGATCCTTCTTTGGCAAGGTCATTAGTTGGAGGTCAACCTGTTTAACTCCCTAAACGTAGTTAACTCCAATGCCTAAATTGAGAAGGGAGAAAGAAATTGTGTAGGAACAGAAGAGCATATGAGATGAGGGAAGTTATGACAGGTAAGAGGAGGGGTATAGTAGTGCAGTGACCAACAAGGCAACTGTATGGAGCATGTTGGAATTTAAGCTTAATGGAACCATTTGATATGTTTCTTTTAGGTATAGTTCCATGGAAAGACTACATGATAATTCTAGCTATGAACTCTGCGCATTGGTCATTCACATTTTGTCACAAATATGCAAGGATGAGTTTAGGGAAGAACATGACAATTAATGTCTGGCATTACAGGTTAGATTATGTATAGGAGAAGTGAAAAGAGTTTTCAAATAACATAAGTTTAGCTTAATAAAGTTTGTGATAGGAAAATTGCCAAGGACAAGTTAGGACATTCTGAAATTGTTATGAAGACATGCAAGCTTATTAACTTGACTATATTGGGAATTGGTCTAACTTTTGGGCATTTACTATCCGGAGAAGTTGCCAACCTGAGTAAATAGACATGTTAGAGAACTAAATAGTGGAGAAGCATGTTACTTCCAGCTGATTTGACAACTATTTATGTCAAAGTACTGTCTTACATAGTCACCAACTCATGAAATTGATATTTTTATTGAAAAGGTGGAGGAAAATATATCTTTTCTGCAGTGTGGGCAGGATTTGTTAATAAGTGATGATTTATAATTAATTTTATATATGAATTGGACATTCTTGTGCAGTCAAATCAAATGGCATCATTTCTTTATTGAAATACTACCCATTGAATCTTGAGGCTAGAGTAGAAGCCAATCTAAACAATTAGTAAGACATCCAGTGAACACTTTCAGAAGGGCTAAAGTTAAAGAGATGATAAATTGATGATACAATTATGTAACTGTTATTTTGAGTTAATAAAATTGGAAGGTAAAAGGTATACAGAACAAAGACTGCTTAGAGTTTTCCTAAAAAACAGGGAATACTGTTTTACACTTCCTGAGAATCTTAAAGTTGTTAATGTTGCATGGAAAAAAAGTAAAATTCTAAATTAAGCACGCAACAGTGACCCAAGATGCATTGGGACCCATCATTTTTATGAAATGGTTGGCATTGTTGAAGTGAATGCATTGTGATGGCTAAACATTGGGACCTATCATTTTCATAGTTGAGGGAGGTCATGTTAGACTGAGAGAAGTGAATGCATTGTGAATTTGTGATGACTACAATGCTTTATTGGAGTAGGTTAATTGCTTTTATGTTACTGGTTCCAAAGTTTTTAAAAAAAGGAAACTAGTGAATTTGGAGTAACATATTAATGAGTGCTATTTGCTAGCGCTATAAACTATGGATCCTAATTCCTCTTTATATGAGTTCAAATTACCCATAACATGTTATTAATATGGCCCAATTCTAGTGGTTGCTCATTGAGTAACTTTATAAATTGTACATGAAGCTGTTTTCATCTGAGGCTCATGTTGACCATCTAAATTCTTGCAGGTGACTGAGACTGCAGACTTCCAAAAGGACCTGAGCTTGGACAGTTTAGACCGGGTGGAACTTGTTATGGCTTTTGAACAAGAGTTCTCCATTGAGATTCCTGATGACAAGGCTGACAAGCTAACCTGCTGTGCGGATGTTGCAAAATACATCATATCGGAATCTCAAATCAGCGATAAAAGTGCCGGTGGCTCCTGAGGGGCAGATGAAAGCGAGTGCAATGTTTCTTTTTGTGCTTAAATGAATCTTGGTTAGAAAGGGTGATTTATGCGCAGGGTTTCTTTTCACTTTTTCCAGTATGGAAGGAAATGCTCTTCAAATGCCTTATATAGTCTgttaatgtgaaaatatctctaCCTTGGTAGTTTATTACAAGGGAAGGTTTTTATGTCGATCATGGTTGATGTTCATGTCTTACAATACTGAATTCTATCAGCATAGCCAATGTTATGTGTTTTCTTTAAAgtgatctttttttttaaaaaaaaatctcctGCTATGGATATTTTGGTTCTTTTAACTGCTGCTGTCCAGAATATTTCTGACCTGTGATATCAACTGACAACCACCAAATGGTTGGCATGCGACGTGGTGCCATATGACTGGACCACGTCACTGCAACTTGTGACCCCTCATGCTATGGAAGAGATCGAGCCAGGGTAGCACTCGCCTTATCCACCACTTCTGTTCCTGAACACCGTCACACAAGTACTACTACCATATCATGTGATGTGCATGAGGCAGGGGAGTGCTTTGCTCCTCCACACCAGCCCAGCCATGGCCAAGGTAGCTCCTCCTCTCCTCGCCGCTGGGAGCTGCACCGCCATCACAGCCCAGCCTTCGTCGAGGAAAGGCGCTGCCGGTTTGTTCGCCAGTCACATCGTCAGCAAGCGTGCAAGGATAATAGCGAAGCTTGGTATGATTCCTCAACCTTCTCCAGTTACTTTCTCCAGTTATATTTCTTAAGTTCGTTGAGGCTCTTTGAAACAAGGCAAGATTGGTCAAAAACTGATCCGCGCAGGAGGAGATGGTGAGCTGAAGCCTCCAGGCAAGAAGAAGTTCATCACCAGGGAAGAGGAGCCAGAACAGTAAGCAGTGAACCTCACCTCACCATCTCCTCATAGCAGCCTGTGACTTCGATCCACTTCGCGTGGGAATGATGGAATGCAGGTACTGGCAGACTGCAGGGGAGAGGGAGGGCGAGAACCCCATGATGACACCCCTGCCCTACATCATCATCTTTGGCATGTCCACCCCCTTCGTCATCCTCGCCATCGCCTTCGCCAATGGCTGGATCAAGGTCCCTGTGCGATGAGCACTTGTCCATGACCATGACGCGGTTGCGCAATCAACCAATCAGATCTTGGATGTTGATTGCCCTGCATCTTATCCAGCGAGAGTCCTGCGAGTTtgtaccttcatatatagagACAAGAGTTCTTGTTTGTGTAAGCATAATTGCATGATCATATGGTGTATGTTTAGTATGTAACTCAAAACTTTTGGAGCTCCTAAGTGTTTACCCTTTTGCAATATAACTTCAGTCTTCAGGCATTCTTCCAATTCAGTGTCCTCTATCAATCTCCAGTTATTCGCTTGAACAAGAGAAGATTTGTACCATCAGGATTTTTTGTGTGCGAAAAAGTCATATATATTAAAGCACCAAAAGCAGAGTACAGATATTAGGGATAAGAATCCCCAAAGTACATGGGATCAGCCACCTAATAGGAGGTGATAAATCCTCAACTGCTCTTAAGGAGAGTATCCATAGAAAAGAGCATGACATTATGGATTTGAGTAAGATCTTTGATGTCAAATCCTGCAAAAGTGTCAGAAAGTCTCTAACATGTCCCACTGGAAAACAACGAACACTATCGCGGGGCAGTGGAGACAGAGACCTTCAAAAGCCTCCTTTGAGCGCTGCGACGTTGGAGGTGGAAAGATGGGCCGAGGATATGTTGTAAACTTCATCAAACACAAACCTTTGCAGAGATAAGAACCCGAAGCTGGCAATCAGTTGGGGTAGAATTATCACAGGCAGAACTACAAGTTGCTTTTTGGTAGGCCTCACAACAGATCCTGCTAGAATTAAGAAAAGAAAGGGTCCTGCTATAAAAATGGGTTAATGTGCAGCTAATGCTGTCAATGAATCGATCAATCTGCAGCTGGTGTGACAGAAGGTTCAGATGGTAACATGACATGAGCCCAAAAGATGAAAAAACACATTCAAGTGTGGTTTTGTGAATTTATTGGAAATATTAGGAACAGATTTCCGCGTGTGCTCGGCGTCACGTCACATATGTTACATAATAGTTATGCAACAGCAGGTCAGCAGCATTGTTTCCACATTTTTTTCCATTGCAAATCACAAATGCAACAACACACGCACAATTGGAACTAAGGGTATTTAAGCGACATGGAGAATAGCAGAGCTCGGATATTACACCACAGGAAACCCTTTTGTTTTGTTTCATCTATTAGTATCTATTATTGGCGAATAACACCTGCACCAGTATTACAGTGTATCAACCTTTAGGTAAACGCCGCATCATTTGCCAGTCACCTAGTTGGTTTTCTGTCAAATTCTGATTCGTGGCAGTGCGGGTCGAGCCAATCACGAGGGGAGCTCTTTGGCATGCTGGTACCACTTGCTCTAGCACCCATGAGCTCCCTTAGGCTCTCCACCTTGTTCTCCTGAGCACTGCCAGTGAATTTCCTATCTGCTTCCTTCAGCTTGTTCCGGAAACGCTGCTTACGGCCAACAGTATTCAGCTCCTGCTGCTTTGCTTGAGATGGTGGCGCTCCGTGAGGTCCCAAGTATATTTTCTCATCCTTTGCCTGCTCAAGTATGAATTTACATCTCCATAAAGCAACAAACACCAATAAACCAGTGGCTCGTAAAGGCCAAACATTGTTTTTTAGGGGGCATACGCCAGACAAGTATCTGATGAGAAAGAGTTCAGAAAAGCATTCCAATATGTACCTGTAAAGGTTCAGGATCTTTTTCTTTGGGGACAGTAGTCTCAGTCACATCATTATCTTGAGTGGGCAAATTAGGAATAACATATCCATCAGCATCTGTGATTGCACCATCAACATTAGAAGGATGTGTAAAATAGCAGCAGTGCAGAACACATGGAGCTAAGCATGGTATGCAATTCATAGAACATGTAAGTCTGACAGAGAAATCTGTCAACAATCTAAGACTGCAATGACTAAGTTGTAGTTACATGTCGCAATCAACAACCCCAAGTCATATGTGGAAAGATTTATACTGTTCCCTTGCACTCAATGAGGTTTACAGTTTACCTGAGCTGGCTCATGACCTCATGTCATGTATGTCCGATTTTAGATGAAATGGAAATGCATCTTGATGCTTATATATTTGTTCCATCAGCTAATAACC contains:
- the LOC8064535 gene encoding uncharacterized protein LOC8064535, encoding MAAPSPLPVEAAPSLEAAATAEEDEWDADGYVIPNLPTQDNDVTETTVPKEKDPEPLQAKDEKIYLGPHGAPPSQAKQQELNTVGRKQRFRNKLKEADRKFTGSAQENKVESLRELMGARASGTSMPKSSPRDWLDPHCHESEFDRKPTR
- the LOC110429510 gene encoding uncharacterized protein LOC110429510, whose protein sequence is MCMRQGSALLLHTSPAMAKVAPPLLAAGSCTAITAQPSSRKGAAGLFASHIVSKRARIIAKLGKIGQKLIRAGGDGELKPPGKKKFITREEEPEQYWQTAGEREGENPMMTPLPYIIIFGMSTPFVILAIAFANGWIKVPVR
- the LOC8064534 gene encoding acyl carrier protein 3, mitochondrial translates to MQTVRGVVLQHLRLRAAPAIAARGGSGRPALYGFARGMSAPAGQEDSKGSSSPDPERDIRTRVVNLVKKFDKIDADKVTETADFQKDLSLDSLDRVELVMAFEQEFSIEIPDDKADKLTCCADVAKYIISESQISDKSAGGS